One Chitinophagales bacterium genomic window carries:
- a CDS encoding hypothetical protein (possible pseudo, internal stop codon, frameshifted), translating to MLSMTLFIRMSVRAQDLKRFEDKNGKYGYMDAAGTVVISPAYQNAFDFKEGLGCVQLNDKWGFIDQRGKIVIPLKYDDAWWFTEGLAMVNIGATKGELGWAFGGKYGFIDKSGKEVIPLKYDKASGFSEGLAAVNVGATRGTYGMVGGKYGYIDNTGKEVIPPHL from the coding sequence ATGTTAAGCATGACGCTCTTCATAAGGATGAGTGTACGCGCACAAGACTTAAAACGATTTGAAGACAAAAACGGAAAATATGGCTATATGGATGCTGCCGGAACGGTAGTAATATCTCCTGCTTATCAGAATGCTTTTGATTTTAAAGAAGGCTTGGGTTGCGTGCAATTGAATGATAAATGGGGTTTTATTGACCAGAGAGGGAAAATTGTCATTCCCCTGAAGTACGATGACGCCTGGTGGTTCACTGAAGGGCTTGCAATGGTGAATATAGGTGCAACAAAGGGCGAGCTTGGTTGGGCTTTTGGCGGTAAATATGGATTCATTGATAAATCGGGCAAAGAAGTGATTCCCTTGAAATATGATAAGGCATCGGGATTCAGCGAAGGTCTTGCTGCCGTAAATGTCGGAGCCACAAGAGGTACTTATGGTATGGTAGGCGGCAAATACGGCTATATAGACAATACGGGCAAGGAGGTCATTCCCCCCCATCTATGA
- a CDS encoding hypothetical protein (possible pseudo, internal stop codon), with protein sequence MKNIHREELKKKALKQFRTGKSLFGKDGAFAPLLKEFLEEALQAGMQAHLDEQ encoded by the coding sequence ATGAAAAACATCCATCGCGAAGAGCTGAAAAAGAAAGCTCTCAAACAGTTCAGAACGGGCAAATCCTTGTTTGGGAAAGACGGAGCATTTGCCCCGTTGCTTAAAGAATTTTTGGAGGAAGCCCTGCAAGCCGGGATGCAAGCGCATCTGGACGAGCAATAG
- a CDS encoding hypothetical protein (possible pseudo, internal stop codon, frameshifted) produces MVRNVLTDLQNRGVQDMLVCIDNLKGFAEAIQTIFPKTEIQSCIVHQIRNSLKYISYKERKAFMADLKNVYQAPTKESAEQALDVLEQKWQHRYPLVIKSWRANWEKLSAYFKYPENIRKLICTTNTIEGYHRQIRKVTKTKVPLLPIWPC; encoded by the coding sequence ATGGTACGGAATGTGCTCACGGATTTACAGAACCGGGGCGTACAGGATATGCTGGTGTGCATTGACAACCTGAAAGGCTTTGCCGAAGCCATTCAGACCATTTTCCCGAAAACCGAAATTCAAAGCTGCATCGTGCACCAGATCAGAAATTCACTGAAGTACATTTCCTACAAAGAGCGGAAGGCGTTTATGGCAGATCTGAAAAATGTTTATCAGGCTCCAACCAAAGAATCTGCCGAACAAGCCCTGGACGTACTGGAACAAAAGTGGCAGCACCGCTATCCGCTGGTGATCAAATCCTGGCGCGCCAACTGGGAAAAACTATCGGCTTATTTCAAATATCCGGAAAACATCCGAAAGCTAATCTGCACGACAAACACCATTGAAGGCTATCATCGCCAGATCCGAAAGGTCACCAAAACAAAGGTGCCTTTACTTCCGATATGGCCCTGCTGA
- a CDS encoding hypothetical protein (possible pseudo, internal stop codon, frameshifted), whose protein sequence is MAYVKQNNLYGYIDRTGKVMIPLKFENAHSFRQGLASVKIGGKWGFIDTTGTVVIAPKYDYAGSFIDSKADVKLNGKEIKINISDKSLYDSQNTTADNKSKKQDTKPALSEAKEDSLVGDLMKVYFKNDKPLFNKVNALNEYLKTTMIHNGKDYDRSQWPGRSLEIKNNYCKEARKLLTAYETDLKSFESAAGNFDLYIAITAYLKEISRFLSASESWADYIFDKGGENEEIIGMLEPVENSLGAMKLGDELLRGLVTEYQSSKKATGKYLTTMKAAKERNK, encoded by the coding sequence TTGGCCTACGTAAAGCAAAACAACCTCTACGGCTATATTGACAGAACGGGCAAAGTGATGATCCCGCTGAAATTTGAAAACGCTCATTCGTTCCGTCAAGGCCTGGCAAGTGTGAAAATCGGAGGGAAGTGGGGCTTTATTGACACTACGGGCACAGTAGTGATCGCTCCCAAATATGACTATGCAGGTTCTTTTATTGATAGCAAGGCCGATGTGAAATTAAACGGCAAAGAGATTAAGATAAATATAAGCGATAAGAGTCTTTACGACAGTCAGAATACCACTGCTGATAATAAAAGTAAAAAGCAGGACACCAAGCCGGCCTTGTCAGAGGCAAAAGAGGATTCTTTGGTGGGGGATCTGATGAAAGTGTACTTCAAAAACGATAAACCGCTGTTCAATAAGGTGAACGCGCTGAATGAATATTTGAAAACCACCATGATCCATAATGGTAAAGATTACGACAGAAGCCAATGGCCCGGCAGGTCGCTGGAGATCAAAAATAACTATTGCAAGGAAGCGCGGAAACTACTGACGGCTTATGAAACAGACCTGAAGAGTTTTGAATCTGCTGCAGGGAATTTCGACTTGTATATTGCCATTACCGCATACCTGAAAGAGATAAGCAGGTTCCTTTCAGCCAGCGAGTCATGGGCCGATTATATATTTGATAAAGGCGGTGAGAATGAAGAAATAATTGGAATGCTTGAACCTGTTGAAAACAGTCTCGGGGCAATGAAGCTTGGGGATGAGTTATTACGCGGATTGGTAACCGAATATCAGAGCAGTAAGAAAGCCACCGGGAAATATCTCACTACCATGAAGGCTGCAAAAGAACGGAACAAGTGA